Proteins encoded within one genomic window of Citricoccus muralis:
- a CDS encoding LysR family transcriptional regulator has protein sequence MDADSSSPTSPSSPQITLRQLELFCAAARTGSFTAAAQERYVTPNAVAGAVTDLETALKVRLCVRRRARGLELTGAGEALLARAQHLLVTAEDLVLNIGDHDGAPRGPVRLGCYTTLAATLIPPLWEHVSAHLPGVRLDMVEGTATELAEQVTAGRLDMLIAYEVGLSPELAARTLFTTEPQVILPADHRLAAHRAPVPLTELAEDPLILLDLPPAGENTLELMRQHGLRPRIAHRTTSFELVRSMVARGFGYSLLFQRPHIDVSHEGRALASLPTEPALPAEPIVLAHDHQVPLTSRAAAVAAAASELFARTPHQ, from the coding sequence ATGGATGCAGACTCCTCGTCACCGACCTCCCCGAGCTCCCCGCAGATCACCCTGCGCCAGCTCGAACTCTTCTGCGCCGCCGCCCGCACGGGCTCCTTTACCGCCGCAGCCCAGGAACGCTACGTCACCCCCAACGCCGTGGCCGGCGCCGTCACCGATCTGGAAACCGCACTCAAAGTCCGCCTCTGCGTGCGACGCCGGGCCCGCGGCCTGGAACTCACCGGAGCCGGGGAGGCCCTCCTCGCCCGCGCGCAACACCTTCTCGTCACCGCCGAGGACCTCGTTCTAAATATTGGCGACCACGACGGCGCCCCGCGCGGCCCGGTCCGCCTCGGCTGTTACACCACCCTGGCCGCCACCCTGATACCGCCACTCTGGGAACACGTCAGCGCCCACCTACCCGGAGTGCGGCTCGACATGGTGGAGGGCACCGCCACCGAGCTTGCCGAGCAAGTCACCGCCGGGCGCCTGGACATGCTGATCGCCTACGAGGTCGGCCTCTCACCCGAACTGGCCGCGCGCACCCTCTTCACCACCGAGCCGCAGGTCATCCTCCCCGCCGACCATCGCCTGGCCGCCCACCGCGCCCCGGTCCCCCTGACGGAACTCGCCGAGGATCCACTGATCCTCTTGGACCTGCCACCGGCGGGCGAGAACACCCTGGAGCTGATGCGCCAGCACGGCCTACGCCCTCGCATCGCACACCGCACCACCAGCTTTGAACTGGTCCGCTCCATGGTCGCCCGGGGATTCGGCTACTCCCTCCTTTTTCAACGCCCTCACATTGACGTCTCCCATGAGGGCCGAGCCTTGGCGTCACTACCCACAGAACCAGCCCTGCCAGCGGAGCCGATCGTGCTCGCTCATGACCATCAGGTTCCTCTCACCTCGCGTGCAGCAGCCGTTGCGGCAGCGGCCAGCGAACTTTTCGCGCGCACCCCGCATCAATAA
- a CDS encoding C40 family peptidase, producing the protein MHTPSIWPIFATSGEIKLRFDNETVTVDNDLITNQSSTERNTMSYLTRRARIEAERIEAAQQARQHRLGRAKSLTFGLAGAAAVAGVSVAGITPASASLEDTTAPATEQTQQGSATTETASTSGSYTVRSGDTLSSIASAQGVSLNELMSANGLSASSIIYPGDTLQLSGSAGTSTETASTGTSAETTQTASADPASTESAGMTMQTASTTSSASGWQGTAASTAISIANSGATYSYGGNGPTSYDCSGFTSAAFAAAGIDLPRTSGAQYSAASQYVSLDNLQVGDLVFWSSNGSASGIYHVAVYVGDGQIAQARNPQSGISVNSLAHYQQYNPPMSTAARY; encoded by the coding sequence GTGCACACCCCGAGCATCTGGCCGATTTTCGCCACCTCCGGTGAGATCAAGTTGCGTTTTGATAACGAGACTGTCACGGTTGATAACGATCTGATCACGAACCAGTCGTCAACCGAAAGAAACACCATGTCTTACCTGACCCGCCGCGCCCGCATCGAAGCCGAGCGCATCGAAGCCGCCCAGCAGGCACGTCAGCACCGCCTCGGCCGCGCCAAGTCCCTGACTTTCGGCCTGGCCGGTGCCGCAGCAGTTGCCGGCGTTTCCGTCGCTGGCATCACCCCCGCCTCGGCCTCGCTGGAGGATACTACCGCTCCCGCCACCGAGCAAACCCAGCAGGGCTCCGCCACCACGGAGACCGCCAGCACCAGCGGCAGCTACACCGTCCGCTCCGGTGACACCCTCTCCTCCATCGCTTCCGCTCAGGGCGTGTCCCTGAACGAGCTGATGTCGGCCAACGGCCTGAGCGCCTCCAGCATCATCTACCCCGGCGATACCCTGCAGCTCTCGGGCTCCGCCGGCACCTCGACCGAGACCGCCTCCACGGGCACCTCCGCCGAGACCACGCAGACGGCGTCCGCCGACCCGGCCTCCACCGAGTCCGCCGGCATGACCATGCAGACCGCCTCCACCACCAGCTCGGCCAGCGGCTGGCAGGGTACGGCGGCATCCACCGCGATCTCGATCGCGAACTCGGGTGCCACCTACTCCTACGGCGGCAACGGCCCGACCAGCTACGACTGCTCCGGCTTCACCAGCGCCGCCTTCGCCGCAGCAGGCATCGACCTGCCGCGCACCTCCGGTGCCCAGTACTCGGCCGCCAGCCAGTACGTCTCCCTGGACAACCTCCAGGTCGGCGACCTGGTGTTCTGGTCCTCCAACGGCTCGGCCTCCGGCATCTACCACGTTGCCGTGTACGTCGGCGACGGCCAGATCGCCCAGGCCCGCAATCCGCAGTCCGGCATCTCGGTCAACTCGCTGGCCCACTACCAGCAGTACAACCCGCCGATGAGCACCGCCGCTCGCTACTGA
- a CDS encoding YkvI family membrane protein has product MSQKAPTQAHLQSTEKSSLLRVVTYAGAIIAFLIGSGFATGQEIMQYFTSYGYWGIFGTGLVVLLLITYVSVEFLVVGQAKKFDKPKSIFHYYCGKYLGTFFDFFSILFVFLSFTVMVAGAGAVFQEHYGLSKYIGGVALALAVGVTVWFGLNSLVDVIGKIGPLIVIIAIALGIYGVMSNPGGIAEGNALLPTLDVTQASSNWFMAALSYVGFCMLWLAAFLTALGKTAPSRKEAASGAVTGGVAFSVACMIVALGLLAHISRTAGTEIPMLVLARDVGPVVAGAISVMILAGIYTTAIPLLWTVSSRFYQDKTKKFKYLTIILAAVGTLIGLVLPFSQMVNIVYVINGYVGIILLVMMLITTVLRLTGRRKLDT; this is encoded by the coding sequence ATGTCGCAGAAAGCGCCGACTCAGGCACACCTGCAGAGCACGGAGAAGTCCTCCTTGCTTCGCGTCGTCACCTACGCGGGTGCGATCATCGCCTTCCTCATTGGCTCCGGCTTCGCCACGGGCCAAGAGATCATGCAGTACTTCACGTCCTACGGATACTGGGGCATCTTCGGTACCGGACTCGTGGTCCTGCTGCTCATCACCTACGTCAGCGTCGAGTTCCTCGTGGTCGGCCAGGCCAAGAAATTCGACAAGCCCAAGTCGATCTTCCACTACTACTGTGGCAAGTATCTGGGCACCTTCTTCGACTTCTTCTCCATCCTCTTCGTCTTCCTGAGCTTCACCGTGATGGTGGCCGGAGCGGGCGCGGTATTCCAAGAGCACTATGGCCTCTCCAAATACATCGGCGGCGTCGCCCTCGCACTGGCCGTGGGTGTGACCGTCTGGTTCGGCTTGAACTCACTCGTGGACGTCATCGGCAAAATCGGCCCGCTGATCGTCATCATCGCGATCGCCCTGGGTATCTACGGGGTCATGAGCAATCCGGGCGGCATCGCCGAAGGCAACGCACTACTGCCCACCCTGGACGTCACCCAGGCCTCGAGCAACTGGTTCATGGCCGCCCTGTCCTACGTCGGATTCTGCATGCTGTGGCTCGCAGCCTTCCTGACGGCCCTGGGCAAGACCGCCCCCAGCCGCAAAGAAGCCGCCTCGGGTGCGGTGACCGGTGGCGTGGCCTTCTCCGTGGCCTGCATGATCGTCGCACTGGGCCTGCTGGCACACATTTCCCGCACCGCCGGCACTGAGATCCCCATGCTGGTTCTGGCGCGCGACGTCGGACCCGTGGTGGCGGGCGCGATCTCCGTGATGATCCTGGCCGGTATCTACACCACCGCGATTCCGTTGCTGTGGACCGTGTCCTCACGCTTCTACCAAGACAAGACTAAGAAGTTCAAGTACCTGACGATCATCCTCGCGGCCGTCGGCACGCTGATCGGTTTGGTGTTGCCGTTTTCGCAGATGGTCAACATCGTGTACGTGATCAACGGCTACGTCGGCATCATCCTGTTGGTGATGATGCTGATCACCACCGTGTTGCGCCTGACCGGACGTCGCAAGCTCGACACCTGA
- a CDS encoding HtaA domain-containing protein, with translation MTTTQIGLLWGVHARFRGYLERLEDGRIEVSDGALIDPDQRIFFPAMAEEPGCFAGAVHFTGHHGMLALTLARPQLMDGLLTVEDPFPDSVPGARLDVVVVRETDGTTTLTEAGADLFLGTYAPGMSFDPVTVTCGGNG, from the coding sequence ATGACGACGACTCAGATCGGACTGCTGTGGGGCGTGCACGCCCGGTTCCGCGGCTACCTCGAGCGCCTGGAGGATGGTCGCATTGAGGTGAGTGACGGCGCTCTGATCGATCCCGACCAGCGAATTTTCTTCCCGGCGATGGCGGAGGAGCCGGGGTGCTTCGCCGGGGCCGTTCACTTCACCGGACATCACGGGATGCTCGCCCTCACACTGGCGCGCCCGCAGTTGATGGACGGTCTGCTCACGGTGGAGGATCCGTTTCCGGATTCGGTTCCGGGGGCGCGGCTCGACGTCGTCGTCGTGCGTGAGACCGACGGAACCACGACGCTGACCGAAGCCGGCGCCGACCTGTTTTTGGGCACCTACGCGCCGGGGATGAGCTTCGACCCGGTGACTGTGACTTGTGGAGGAAACGGATGA
- a CDS encoding cytochrome P450 — protein MTTSAGMTADMPVDVGSARPAPVADWVSIPQLYRDPFPTFERLRAEGGVHWVPAVGRYLVTSYDAVHDTELDQGTFSADEQGSLMIRAMGHSMLRKDDPAHQVERRAWQPVLRPSAVKKAWMPIFHRNAERYLAELRAKGPEADLVWDFAASYVSENLRAITGLHNVTQADLQRWSQTLIDATGNYADDPEVWARGEASFSEVDAALDEMLAWHRKHPDESLISALLAAGQEQMPVESIRANLKMTIGGGLNEPRDAIGVAAWALLRDPEQRALATAGAGNWDAVFDEAIRWVAPIGMYSRQTTRDTVLQGVALPAGAKLGICLLSANRDESQWPHPERFEQRRSGEGAHLAFGKGVHVCLGAWVARAEVAEVALPRLFAELPELRLVPERPAVPGGWVFRGMDEMPVRWGPASASPTVPEAPETAAGPAVAVVGAGPAGCYAAQALRRRLPEARITVLDAAPVPYGLVRTGVAADHQGTKAVASQFATLFERDGVEFVGSTRVRPGAVADVSIHGRPAVGAPELTSQQAEGAELSLSQLRQSHDVVVVATGLHADRELPVPGATLPGVYGSGRITRLLNSCPIEHGRLHDDGAWPELGETAVVIGHGNVAMDVVRLLASSEQALAASDVHAETHRRLRNGLRTLHVVGRSQPEQAKFDPVMLREIVDVPGLRHQVRGVDEAQLARGLAAGDPRCQLVAELREAGESEDREDPDGLKLIWWFGTAPHAVIGTPDQSRVSQLHLSSAEHERLEDSVRLPVDAVITAIGFEAEHGVGTAPLVRVDPEASSTGRVEPGLYVAGWLRRGPVGTIPSQRTDARELAETIAADLESRGVVDASDASGLTPLRAHLARSTTYDGWLMVDARERLESGKTGEHGNRPRTKITDARTLRLIAASATSVPQGQRSAGAASSEGSGKQRTDLPELSILFATESGNGELVAEELAQYLADRFAVTLVDAAQLTGAEDLRTDVPTVVICSTYGDGELPASARPLHAGLAEYAPDLSGLRYAMFGLGDRSYHATYSRGSEILDAALRDRGAQRVGEYGRHDAAGGLLATDVARDWADATVTALTDTQPVTVS, from the coding sequence ATGACCACGTCTGCTGGAATGACTGCTGATATGCCTGTTGATGTCGGTTCTGCGCGTCCGGCGCCGGTGGCTGACTGGGTGAGTATTCCCCAGCTGTACCGCGACCCTTTCCCGACGTTTGAGCGGTTGCGTGCCGAGGGTGGGGTGCATTGGGTGCCCGCGGTGGGCCGGTATCTGGTGACCAGCTACGACGCGGTGCACGACACCGAGTTAGACCAGGGCACCTTTTCTGCCGATGAGCAGGGGTCGTTGATGATCCGGGCGATGGGGCACTCGATGCTGCGCAAGGACGACCCGGCTCACCAGGTGGAGCGTCGGGCCTGGCAGCCCGTGCTGCGACCCTCGGCGGTGAAGAAAGCGTGGATGCCGATTTTCCATCGGAACGCCGAACGCTATCTGGCCGAGCTGAGGGCGAAGGGTCCGGAGGCCGACCTGGTGTGGGATTTTGCCGCATCCTACGTGTCGGAGAATCTGCGCGCGATCACGGGGCTGCACAACGTTACCCAAGCTGATCTGCAACGGTGGAGCCAGACCCTGATCGACGCTACCGGCAACTATGCGGACGACCCCGAGGTGTGGGCGCGCGGGGAAGCCTCGTTTAGTGAGGTGGATGCGGCGCTGGACGAGATGCTCGCCTGGCACCGGAAGCACCCGGACGAGTCGCTGATTTCGGCGCTGCTGGCCGCGGGGCAGGAGCAAATGCCGGTGGAATCGATCCGGGCAAATCTGAAGATGACCATCGGCGGCGGACTCAACGAGCCGCGCGATGCGATCGGGGTGGCGGCCTGGGCGCTGCTGCGCGACCCGGAACAGCGCGCACTGGCCACCGCCGGGGCCGGGAACTGGGATGCCGTGTTTGACGAGGCAATCCGCTGGGTGGCGCCGATTGGAATGTATTCGCGCCAGACCACCCGCGACACCGTGCTGCAGGGGGTGGCGCTGCCAGCCGGGGCGAAGCTGGGTATCTGCCTGCTCTCGGCGAACCGGGACGAGAGCCAGTGGCCGCATCCGGAGCGGTTTGAGCAGCGGCGGTCCGGGGAGGGCGCGCACCTGGCATTCGGCAAGGGCGTGCACGTGTGCCTGGGCGCCTGGGTGGCCCGCGCGGAAGTGGCCGAGGTGGCGTTGCCGCGGTTGTTCGCGGAGCTTCCGGAGCTGCGGTTGGTGCCAGAGCGGCCGGCGGTGCCGGGCGGTTGGGTGTTCCGCGGCATGGACGAGATGCCGGTGCGCTGGGGTCCCGCATCGGCGTCGCCGACGGTACCCGAGGCACCTGAGACGGCGGCGGGACCGGCGGTAGCGGTGGTCGGAGCCGGCCCTGCTGGTTGCTATGCGGCCCAGGCGCTGCGTCGTCGCCTGCCGGAGGCGCGGATCACCGTGCTCGATGCCGCCCCGGTGCCCTACGGGCTGGTGCGCACCGGGGTGGCGGCTGACCATCAGGGCACCAAAGCGGTGGCCTCTCAGTTCGCCACCCTGTTTGAGCGCGACGGCGTGGAATTCGTGGGCTCCACGCGGGTGCGGCCCGGTGCGGTGGCGGATGTTTCGATTCACGGTCGCCCCGCTGTGGGTGCCCCGGAGCTGACCAGCCAGCAGGCCGAGGGTGCGGAGCTTTCGTTGTCCCAGCTGCGGCAGTCGCACGACGTCGTGGTGGTGGCCACCGGGCTGCACGCCGATCGTGAATTGCCGGTGCCGGGCGCGACCCTGCCCGGGGTGTACGGATCGGGGCGGATCACCCGGCTGTTGAATTCGTGCCCCATCGAGCACGGGCGGCTACACGACGACGGCGCCTGGCCGGAGTTGGGCGAGACGGCGGTAGTGATCGGCCACGGCAATGTGGCCATGGATGTGGTGCGCCTGCTGGCCTCATCAGAGCAGGCGCTGGCCGCATCCGACGTGCACGCCGAAACGCACCGCCGGCTGCGGAACGGGCTGCGCACCCTGCACGTGGTGGGGCGCTCGCAGCCGGAGCAGGCCAAATTCGACCCGGTGATGCTGCGCGAGATTGTGGACGTGCCGGGACTACGGCATCAGGTGCGCGGTGTCGACGAGGCTCAGCTGGCTCGCGGGCTGGCCGCCGGTGACCCGCGCTGCCAGCTGGTGGCCGAGCTGCGTGAGGCCGGGGAATCGGAAGATCGTGAAGATCCGGACGGGCTGAAGCTGATCTGGTGGTTCGGCACGGCCCCGCACGCGGTGATAGGCACCCCCGACCAGTCCCGTGTGTCCCAGCTGCACCTGAGCTCGGCCGAACATGAGCGCCTGGAGGATTCGGTGCGGCTGCCGGTGGACGCGGTGATCACCGCCATCGGGTTCGAGGCCGAGCACGGGGTCGGCACCGCTCCGTTGGTGCGCGTGGATCCCGAGGCCTCGAGCACCGGACGGGTGGAGCCGGGGCTGTACGTGGCCGGGTGGCTGCGCCGCGGCCCCGTCGGGACGATCCCCTCGCAGCGCACCGACGCCCGCGAACTCGCCGAGACCATCGCCGCCGACCTGGAATCCCGGGGTGTTGTTGACGCCTCCGACGCGTCGGGGCTGACCCCGCTGCGCGCGCATCTGGCTCGGTCCACCACCTACGACGGGTGGCTGATGGTGGACGCCCGGGAGCGCCTCGAGTCCGGAAAAACGGGAGAACACGGGAACCGGCCCCGCACCAAGATCACGGATGCCCGCACCCTGCGGCTCATCGCCGCTTCGGCTACCTCGGTGCCGCAGGGCCAGCGGAGCGCCGGTGCGGCGTCGTCGGAGGGATCCGGGAAGCAACGCACGGACCTGCCAGAGTTGAGCATCCTGTTCGCCACCGAATCCGGGAACGGGGAGTTGGTGGCCGAGGAGCTCGCACAGTATCTGGCCGACCGGTTCGCGGTCACCCTAGTGGATGCCGCCCAGCTCACGGGTGCGGAGGATCTGCGCACTGACGTCCCGACCGTGGTGATCTGCTCGACCTACGGCGACGGCGAACTTCCGGCCTCGGCACGTCCGCTGCACGCGGGCCTGGCCGAGTACGCCCCGGATCTGTCCGGCCTGCGGTACGCGATGTTCGGGCTCGGTGATCGCTCTTATCACGCCACGTATTCGCGCGGTTCGGAGATTCTCGACGCCGCGCTGCGCGACCGCGGCGCTCAGCGGGTTGGGGAGTACGGCCGCCATGATGCCGCCGGTGGGCTGCTCGCCACCGACGTCGCTCGGGACTGGGCCGATGCTACGGTGACTGCGCTGACGGACACTCAGCCCGTCACCGTGAGCTGA
- a CDS encoding LLM class flavin-dependent oxidoreductase: MTELSAPHPGAAPTPNPSTPLADSLTEGVIEFGLHTFGDVTQDAAGTRVLDHPEVLRNLVSEGVLADQVGVDVIGIGEHHRPDYSVSAPDVVLAAIGAQTERIKLISAVTVLSSDDPVRVYQRFATLDGITSGRAEVSLGRGSFIESFPLFGYDLNDYEVLFEEKLELFDHVRREEPVTWSGTTRGALERQSIFPTTAHEDGVPTWVAVGGSPESAIRAARYGMGLELAIIGGAPQRFAPFADLYRKQIEANGFAPRRVAVHSHGFVANTDEEAMERYYPYWHNAISTLGRERGWPAPSPEQFAQEVRHGALHLGGPETVARKIANTVKSLGATRFGMKYGNGRLPHEYMMESIELYGTRVKPLVLDMLSES; the protein is encoded by the coding sequence ATGACTGAGCTTTCCGCCCCGCACCCCGGCGCCGCGCCCACCCCGAATCCGTCCACTCCGCTGGCTGACTCTCTGACCGAGGGCGTCATCGAGTTCGGGCTGCACACCTTCGGTGACGTCACCCAGGACGCCGCCGGCACCCGGGTGCTCGATCACCCGGAGGTGCTGCGCAATCTGGTGTCCGAGGGGGTGCTGGCCGATCAGGTCGGCGTCGACGTCATCGGCATCGGGGAGCACCATCGCCCGGATTATTCCGTCTCCGCACCCGACGTCGTGCTCGCCGCCATCGGTGCGCAGACGGAGCGCATCAAGCTGATTTCCGCCGTCACCGTGCTCTCCTCCGATGATCCGGTGCGTGTCTACCAGCGCTTCGCCACCCTCGACGGGATCACCTCCGGACGCGCCGAGGTGTCGCTGGGGCGCGGCTCGTTTATCGAGTCCTTCCCGCTGTTCGGTTATGACCTGAATGACTACGAGGTGCTCTTCGAGGAGAAGCTGGAGCTCTTCGATCACGTCCGCCGTGAGGAACCGGTGACCTGGTCCGGCACCACCCGCGGTGCGCTCGAGCGCCAGTCGATCTTCCCGACGACGGCGCACGAAGACGGCGTACCCACCTGGGTCGCCGTCGGCGGCTCACCTGAGTCCGCTATTCGAGCCGCCCGCTACGGGATGGGCCTGGAGCTGGCCATCATCGGCGGCGCCCCGCAGCGCTTCGCCCCCTTTGCGGATTTGTACCGCAAGCAGATCGAGGCCAACGGGTTCGCGCCCCGCCGGGTGGCCGTGCACTCTCACGGGTTCGTTGCGAACACCGATGAGGAAGCCATGGAACGGTACTACCCGTACTGGCACAACGCGATCAGTACCCTTGGGCGCGAGCGCGGCTGGCCCGCCCCCAGCCCCGAGCAGTTTGCCCAAGAAGTCCGCCACGGCGCCCTGCACCTGGGCGGCCCGGAGACCGTGGCCCGGAAGATCGCGAACACCGTGAAATCCCTGGGCGCGACCCGGTTTGGCATGAAGTACGGCAACGGACGGCTGCCGCACGAGTACATGATGGAGTCCATCGAACTGTACGGCACCCGGGTCAAGCCTCTGGTGCTGGACATGCTCAGCGAGTCCTGA
- a CDS encoding histidine kinase dimerization/phospho-acceptor domain-containing protein, which produces MALQQHRVPAELGQRRDEIDDVGSALNTLIDSVDTALSARSDSERRLREFVADASHELRTPLAAMRGYAEMLQLSEPLSPSGRDQLKRVMLQSGRMSDLVESLLLLARLDAAEQPEQLEQSATRAVPRRKQVDLGELVVDAAMDAHAAARSTTEGSTGLGLAIVRSVAQAHGGDVVIETRPGRTVFTVTLPTDNSYLKE; this is translated from the coding sequence GTGGCGCTGCAGCAGCACCGGGTGCCCGCTGAACTGGGACAGCGCCGCGATGAGATCGACGACGTCGGCTCCGCCCTGAACACCCTGATCGATTCGGTCGATACCGCCCTGAGCGCCCGGAGTGACTCCGAGCGTCGGCTGCGGGAGTTCGTGGCGGATGCCTCCCACGAGCTGCGCACCCCGCTGGCTGCCATGCGCGGGTACGCGGAGATGCTGCAGCTCAGCGAACCGCTCAGCCCCTCCGGGCGCGACCAGCTGAAGCGGGTGATGCTCCAATCCGGGCGCATGAGCGACCTGGTGGAATCCCTGTTGCTGCTCGCCCGGCTCGACGCTGCGGAACAGCCAGAACAGTTAGAACAGTCTGCCACCCGGGCGGTGCCGCGCCGCAAACAGGTGGACCTCGGCGAGCTGGTGGTCGACGCCGCCATGGACGCGCACGCCGCCGCCCGCTCCACCACCGAGGGCTCCACCGGGCTGGGCCTGGCGATCGTCCGCTCGGTCGCCCAGGCGCACGGCGGCGACGTCGTCATCGAGACCCGCCCCGGCCGCACCGTCTTCACGGTCACCTTGCCCACGGACAATTCATATTTGAAGGAATGA